AAACTGGCCCTGGCACGGACGTTCAGTGACGTCCCCCTGAACCAGCCTCTTCTTTATATTGACTCGCGCGGACATCTGGCCTTGGCCGTGAACCAGGGCAGCTTCGCCGCGCTATACGGCGTTAAGCCACCGACCCCCATTTTCATCTCTCGGCGACAGAATTAAGAGGCCTGCTTCACGCCGTGGTGTTTCCCGTTCCTTTCTATCAGTGTCATCAGCGTTATCAGCGGTGAGGTTTTTCTTTTTGGTTTTAGCCACAAAAAAACCAGCCGCGAAACGGCTGGTCTTTGTTTCAACAAAAGATTCCAACTGGCAATCAAGCCGGCTTTGCAGCCAGCTGTGCAGTCGGGCATCTCTGGGGGCGGCAGCATCGCCCAACGAACAGGCGGGGCATGCTGGGCCTGAAGCTCTTCACCCTGAATCTCACTCTTTTCCAACTGACACAGGGCAGGGTTAAAGTTGTCTGGCCTTGCAGCGGGCAATTCTTTGATTTGCCTCGCCGGCTTGCCGGCAGATCTGCGAATACCGTGACGGAACGTCTTGCAAACGAGCACCCGTCCATTGATTGTCGGTACGCGGTGTGGGTTGCTCCCACGGGCGACCTGCGAACGCCATGTGTACAACTACCTGTTTTTTCTTGTTGAAGGTTTGGCTCAACACGAGCGCTGGTATTCGTGTTCGTCCGGCCAGCCGAGTTGAGACGAGGGCAATCACCCGCCCGGGTTCTGCGTCATGTGTGACAGGAGCGCCGGGGAAGGGTCTTCCATCCTTCGCGGACGAAAGGCCGACTGGAACTCCATGCACGCTTCATTTGCGGTCCGCTGCGTCTGTCGCACGATTTGCGCAAACCGAACGCCTTCATCAGAGGACGCCTACCCCAGCAGGAGAGACAGAACTTTTCTTGATCGTGAAAATTGTAGCGTTTCCGGTGCAGCCGCGTCAGGTGCCAAAGGTGCCTAGCGGCAGTCGCCGTAGGTCTAGTGCCGGCCCTGGTTTGGTGCATTGGCCGTTCAGCGGCCCGCTACGGCCTCCGGGTTTACCGGTCGGACGATCCGCCGGACGCCGCGTTTGCGCTGGGCGAACTCCCGGATGCCCCGCTCGCGCCGGCGGGGCCTTCAATGCTTTGCGGCGCGGCTTTCTGTGCCGCCGCTAAATCAGCCTGCAGTTGGTCAATTTTCTTTTGGTACAGGGCCGCGTTTCTGCGGTCGCCATCCAGCGCGTCCTGGTACATCTGGCGGCGGAAGGCATCTGTTTCCTTGGCCAGCAGTTCTTCATAACGTTGGGCGGAATGCTGCCAGCCGTCTCGCTGGACAATGCTGGCATGCAAGGCGTCTTTCAATTCGCTGACGGACGCCGCGCTCTTGCTTGCAGGCGCTGCTTTACCAGCTTCGCCGGCGCTGGTCTTGGCGGGCGATGCTGCGCTCGCGGCGCCGTCTTTCGCACTAGCGCCAGCGGGAGAGGCAGCCGCTGGACGGGCCTGGGGAATATCGTCTTCGGTCAGGACTTTCGCCGTCTTCTTGCTCGCCCTGTTCTGCTTCGCTATCTCAGCCATTGACGGCTGGTCAGACTGCGCCATCCCCGCGCTGCAGGCTATCAGCAGGAATCCCGCCAGCGTCCAGAAAGTTTTCGTCATACGTCGTGTCCTCAAAACATCAACTCGTGCGTGGCCAGAAGCCTGGGTGGACGGCTCCCGTTGACTTTCTTCAAGGCGCAAACGTCATAATGGAAGTTGATGCTGCCGCCAAACGTGTCGGTAAGCGCGACGTCGGTCGCGTTGACATCTTGGCCCGCGAGAATCGATCCATAGAGGTTGACGTTCTGGCCGGCGCCGCCGGTAAAGGAAACTTTGCCCCGCACCAGAATCAGGCCGTACCAGTTCAGGCCGCCGTTGACCTCCAAGTCGCCATCCACAATGAGGATGCCGGAGCCGCTGGCGGCTGCGGTCAGCTTGACGCTGCCTCCAATGTATTCCGTCACGGCGTCTACGGTGCCGGGCTCGGCCGGCAGCCCGGTGGGATAGGTCCCAAACGTCTGGTTGGTTTGCGTCCCGCAATTCAGATACGTCGGCGGCGTGGCAAAGAAATTTGCGGTGCCGCTGCAACTGTACCCTGGAGACTGGGCTGAAGCCTTGTACGTATTGATGAGATCGTCAATGTTGTACGGCCAGGGGTTTACGTTCTGCATGGACGCAGCCCCGGTCGGGTCTGTCCCGTAACTGGTGATGGTGTTGCCGGCGCCGCCGGTGACGGAAACTGTGTTTTGCGTATAGACCGCGTGGGCCTGGTCATAGCAACCGGCGCCACCGCAAGCCGTCACGTTTTTCCCGCCAATTTTCGCCGTGGTGCAGGTGCAGGTGCAATTATCGTACGCATTGATGACGAAGCTGCCTTGCAGGTTCACCGGGGCTTGCGTGGAAATTGGGGCTGGCGGTACCAAGGCTGGCGTTAAGGCGACTTCCATTTGCACCATGCGTCTGGCGCCGGAATTCTGGCCGAACTTAGGAGTCACTGCCAGCGATGTCAGCAACCATACTGGATTGGCCGAGGGCGTCTGTCCGGTACACGTCTGACCAACGGGGATCGCCACTTCCTTGGTCCCATCCCAGCAGACCTGCAGCCCGCTCGACGCTGTTCCGTCCACCGTACGATTCAGCATCCCCATAAAGTTCTGCTTGTTGGTGATCCTTACCCATTTGAAGGCCAGCGCGTCCGCCCCGTTGATGCCGGGGATGCTCGCCGTCGTCAATGTAGGCGCGGTGTAGTAAACCGGCGAACCCATCAGCATGGAGCCCGAGCATGGACCGGTGGTGGGAGTCAGCCCCGGAAACCCTGTGAACTGTTCCTGGCACAACTCCGTATCCAGGTAAGGATTGCTGTCGAGCGTGGCCCCGGTTGCGGTGGTGGGATCAATGGCCTCGCCGGACGTCGGGTTCTTGACGTAGATCACGCCAGTATTCGCGCCCGCTAACGGCATGGTCAAGGCGCTGGCGCTGGCATTCAGCACGCCGGTGGGGGCCAGGAGCACGCGTACGTTCTCGCCCCCGGCGCGCGCGGCAAAGTAGGCCCTCTGCGAATCACGATAATTGTTGTTGATGCTGTTCTCGGTGTCCGCCATGAACATCAGCCCGGTGCCAATGGCCGCCAGCAGCACCAGCGCCAGCAACGCCACCATCAGGGCCATGCCCCGTTCTTTCCTCGCCCGGATTGCATTGATCAACTTCATCCCTTGCTCCTTCTACTAATTGTTCGGTAAACGGGCCATGCCGGTCATGGTCACCTGGATGGACTTGTGCAAGTCCGTGTCGTTGGAGGCGCCCTGGGTGGTGAATGTGATGCGCACTGCCTTGATATTGAGCAGCTGCTGAAAGGTTGGATCGGTCTGGGCTGCCGATGACAGTACCAGGGGAACAGTGGTGTCAATCACGCTGCCATCCGCCGCGTACGCCTGGAAAAAGGGCTGGCCCGCAATGGGGATCACGTTCTGCACTTGCGTGTAGTACACCGGAGCCGGCTGGGCCCACGGCCAGGCGCCGTCGGCTTTAGGAGTGGAACTCCGCCGCAGGCACGGACAGGGATTCGCGCCCTTTCCCGCCCAGGTGCTGCCGTCGTCATAGTGGTAGCGGATGACCTCCACCACGCCGTCGTTGTCCACGTCGCCTTCCATCGCCAGGTCGGTTTGTGAGATGTACCATATCCCCACCGCCGTGAGGCTGGAGCTGAGGTCATACCGGTTGGCGAACAACCGGGGAGAAGGATAGCCTTCCTGATGCAGGTCGCGTGCGAACTGGTCAATGAAATCGCGTTCTTGCTGGGTCAGGTCCAGTTTCTGCGACTCCACGCGGTAACGGACCTGGGCCCTTTCAATCTGGCTGAAGATTGCTCCCACCACGATCGAAAGCAGCAGAGCGACAATCATAAGTTCGATCAGCGAGAAACCGGCCTGCCTGGGTGTTGATTTGGTCCTCATGCGGCCCTCACATGCTCACTACAGTCCGCAGCGTTACCGGCGGAATAAAGATGATTCCCGTGTTGGTTGCCACAAACGGCTGGCGGGCTGAAACCGTGACCAGCTTCCCCCATCCCCCGGCGCCCACGGCTTTGACGCTCCAGCGCACGTCATACACCGTGATCAGCCCGTTGTTTCCACACACCGTGTAGTTCATCTGGTAGTTCGCAGCGTTGAGTGAGGCCGCGGTATTCGCGCTGAAATCCACGTCCCCGTTGCTCTTTAAGGTCGCTCCGCCCGGCGCCGTATTGATTTTCAGCGTACTGGTTGCCGGGTTGGTCTGGACGCAGTCGGTGACCACCAGGACCGGATTGGTGTTGGTAGGCGCTCCGGCGACTTCTTCTATGACCGATTGCGCAATGTTGGTGGCGGTAGTGTCCACGCGGTTGCTGTTGTTCCTGGTCATTCCCATAATGACCATGACCATCCCGCCCAGCACTCCAACCACGAGGACCATCATGGCTACCGTCAATTCCACCAGGCTGAATCCCCGGGCGCCTTTTCGATTTCGTATTCTCGTATTCACATCTACCTCTTTACTGCCAGCAAGCCGTGTAACCGCAGGCCTTGGATGTTGCGTCCAGGCTCGTCAAATGCCAACTCTTGACTCTCCCCGCCGGCGTTACCGTAACGGCCGACCAGGAACCGCGGCCATCGCTGATGAACCAGGCAAAAACCGGGGTGGCTCCGGTGGCGTCCTGTTGCAGGCAAACGGCGGGGCCTGAGGCGCCCTCCACGCACGGCAATCCTCTGGCGTTAAAGCCGATCACCGTCCCGGTTTGCAGCTTGGGGCTTCCCGGCGATCCTGACACGCCCATATAAGCGTCCAGCTGGGCATGGTCGGGCAGCCCGGTGGTCTGGAAGGAGACGGTCGAACTCAGCGCTACGTCCCCGTTTCCCGCCACGTAGGTCGTGACGGATGGATCTGTATTCGCGAACACCATGTTGGGCGTGCTCGTGGTGTTGTACTGTGCGTAGACAGGCTGGTTGCTCTTCACCGCCTGGAGCCTGGCTTGCTGTATCAAGCTCGCGGCCGAACGCGCTGAGGCGTCCAGTTTGTAGGTTGTATTGATCCGCTGAATTGCTGGTATGGCAATGGCGGCGATGATGATGATGATCGTCACAACCAACAACAATTCCACCAGAGAGAAGCCTGACTTACTTGGCTTGATATTCCGACACCCCATCTTGGTACACCCCGTAACTTGTCTATCGCCCATCTCGCGCCCAGCTCGACCAAAACGTTATGCCCGATGGCGCCGTGGGCGATTGGCCTTCCGGCACATGCGATCAGTGAAACAGCCAGGGGTAAGCGAGCCAGATAGACGATTCCCAATCGTAGAAGCGGAGAACCAGATTGACCAAGATGACTTTAGTTCCGAAGTGGGACGCCAAAAGTAATAAACACGCTTGAACGATCGCGTGGCCTCAAGCCACGGGCGTGATCGTGGTGGCTGTAAGTATCCAGCCCTTCTTGACTTGCTGCCATACCGAGACCACGCGCAGGCCTTTGTCGGCGGAGAGGCTGGTAGTGGAGGAGGCGTAGCTCAACTGCAAAACGTAAGTAACTACCATGTCCGCCCCTTCGGGCTGCACCGACACCTCAGCCAATGAGAATTCTCTTATCTGGTTCGTTATCCAGTGCTGCACCCAGCTCTCACGGTTGAAGGCCTGCCCGCGTTCGTCCACACCGATAAACGTGGGCGCCAGGTGGTATTCCACGTTTTTCCAGTCCGCATCGCGGATGCTCTTCCACATCAGCCGCTCGTATTGCTCGGCGCCGGTGGCGTTCGTCCAGGTGGGATGCTTGGGCGGCCCGCCGCAGCCAGCAATGGCGACCGCCAGAAGAATCATGGTCAACCGCAAAGGACGCCAAGGACGCAACGTCGGTTCGGTGACTGGCTGGATTCTCCGGCGCAACGTCATGCAAAATCCTCCTGAACAACCATCAATTGTGAAGCCTTGGACTCAAAAAGTAAAAGGCGCAAAGGATTGAGAAACTTTCTTCTCCTTTGCGCCCTTCGCGTCCTTTGCGGTAAGTCTAAAAGTTAGTCGCCGAACACTTCTTCCTTCTTCTTGGCGGCTTCCGCCTTCGCGCCGTTTCCGTTCGAAGTGATGGCGCCCAGCGGAACGAACCCGCCTTGCGGCTTGGGCTCTTTGAGAATGTGCTCGCGATAGAGCGCTTCCATGCGGGCATCATCGGCGGATTTCTTGATCTTTTCGTCGCGCGCGCGGAGCTTTTCTTCGCGGGCGGTCTTGGCGATGCCCAGTTCGTCCAGCGTGGTGTTGCGTCCGGCATGCACGTGATCTTCATTCAAGCGGAGTTTGTGCGACCCTTCAGCCAGGCCCACGGCCTTGCCGCCGGCAAAGATTTCATGCCGCCCGTGCTCGTCATACCACTTGGTCAGCGTGGACGTCATGTGCATCTTCTCGATGATGTTGCGCCAGCCCACGCCCGTGTTGTAAGCGCAGAAGCTGATCTCGCCTTCCTGCGTGGCGTACGGGATGATGCACTGCTCGGTGCGGCGGAAGTCGTAGTTGTAAAGGTCCTGGAACCACATGCCCGCGATGAACAGGAAGTTCCAGCGGTCCTGGCGGCGCTTCTTGATGTCTTCAATGGTGCGGTCGCCGTCTACTTTGCCGTATTTCTCGTCGGCTTTCTTGGTGGCGCCAAACGTTTTGTCGAACTTGCGCAGCAGGTCAATCAGCTTGAAGTGCTTGGGCGCCTGGAACGGATCGTAATTGCGCGCCAGCGCCAGCGCCATGCCGACGACGGACAGGAACCTTCCGCGCCCTGCGTCCGTGACTTTGGCAACGTCTTTGGCGATGCGGTCGCCATTCAGGAACGCCGTGACCGGCACGGCTTCTTTGGTTTCCTTGTCAATCATCACCGCCATGCCTACGCCGCAGTTCGGGTGGCAGCCGCAGCTCAGTTGTCCCCAGTCTGACGTGGGACCATGGATCAGGTCAGCCCAGTCAGAGAACGTGGACATGAATGAGATCGGGAACCAGTCGCGCGCCGGCACGCCCAGGCCGGTCTGGTTTTTCACGTCGTGCGCCAGATGGCTCAGCGTGTAACGCTGCGCCTGGCGGCGGTCGTCGGTGATCTCTTCGTCGCGGCCGGTAAAGGAGACCGGCTGGAAGCTGAGGAAGCTGATGGTCTTGGGATTGTCCAGAGCAAACTGGATAATCCGCCCCACCTGCTCGTTGTTGATGCCGTTGATGATGGTGGTGACGGGCACAATGTCCACGCCGTTTTCGTGCAGATTGTGGATGGCGCGCAGCTTCACGTCAAACAGGTTGCCCACCTGGCGATGCGAATTGGCCGCGTTGCCGATGCCGTCAAACTGCAGGTAGGCATAGCGCAGGCCGGCTTCCGCCGCCTGGCGCGCAAATTCCGGCGATTTTGCAAATTCAATTCCGTTGGTGGCCGCCTGCACGGAGTTGTAGCCAACCTGGCGGGCGTAGCGCACCGCGTCCAGGAAGTACGGCGAAAGCGTGGGTTCACCGCCGGAGAACTGTACCGACATCTGGCGCCGGGGCTTGATGGAGATGGCGTTGTCCAGCATGGTCTTGATTTCGTCCCAGGTCAGCTCATGCACAAAGCCGACTTGGTTCGCGTCCATGAAGCAGGGGTCGCACATCATGTTGCAGCGGTTGGTCAGGTCAATCGTCAGCACTGAACCGCGGCCGTGCTTCACCGTGCTGGTGCCGTGATGGTGCAGCTTCTCGTCATTGTGCGCGGCGATGTCGCGGCCGGGGAAAACGTCTTCGAGATGCTTGAAGAATTCGGTGTCAATGGCCATCACGTCTTCAAAGTGGCCGTGCAGCGGGCAGTCCTTCACCATCAGGATCTGGCCGTCGCGCTCAATGATGGTGGCTTTGATCTCGCCGACCTTCTCGTTGAGCAGGATTTCATGCGGCAGCTTGCCGTCCACAATCTGCTGGCGGATTTCCGGTACGCACTTCGGGCACAGCGAATCCGTGGAGCGCGGCCAGCCTAGCGGAGGCTTGCTCTTCTCCCACGACTTCAACATCGGCTTGTCTGACCAGTTCGGCGTAAACGCCGGGGCCGGCTTGATCCGATTGGCGCGCTCGAACACGGCCCACACGCCCTTGGCCGCGACTGTCAATACCTTCTCAGCATATTTGACGGGTTTGTGCATGGTGGTAAGTTTTCTCCATCGCGCCCTGGATTCAGCGGCGCGTCTGTGCAGCTATCAAGTGGAAACAAAACGGGATAATAAATCCTGACTATCTTATTGGCCAGCCGCTCTATTAATAAGAAGGATTCTCTGAACGGCTGGAAACGGCGGTTCAGCGGCTCTCTGGCGCATTAAATGGAGCCGCACTTCCCTGGCTAAGTCATTGGATTTAA
The Terriglobia bacterium genome window above contains:
- a CDS encoding prepilin-type N-terminal cleavage/methylation domain-containing protein, giving the protein MNTRIRNRKGARGFSLVELTVAMMVLVVGVLGGMVMVIMGMTRNNSNRVDTTATNIAQSVIEEVAGAPTNTNPVLVVTDCVQTNPATSTLKINTAPGGATLKSNGDVDFSANTAASLNAANYQMNYTVCGNNGLITVYDVRWSVKAVGAGGWGKLVTVSARQPFVATNTGIIFIPPVTLRTVVSM
- a CDS encoding type II secretion system GspH family protein; protein product: MRTKSTPRQAGFSLIELMIVALLLSIVVGAIFSQIERAQVRYRVESQKLDLTQQERDFIDQFARDLHQEGYPSPRLFANRYDLSSSLTAVGIWYISQTDLAMEGDVDNDGVVEVIRYHYDDGSTWAGKGANPCPCLRRSSTPKADGAWPWAQPAPVYYTQVQNVIPIAGQPFFQAYAADGSVIDTTVPLVLSSAAQTDPTFQQLLNIKAVRITFTTQGASNDTDLHKSIQVTMTGMARLPNN
- a CDS encoding radical SAM protein, whose translation is MHKPVKYAEKVLTVAAKGVWAVFERANRIKPAPAFTPNWSDKPMLKSWEKSKPPLGWPRSTDSLCPKCVPEIRQQIVDGKLPHEILLNEKVGEIKATIIERDGQILMVKDCPLHGHFEDVMAIDTEFFKHLEDVFPGRDIAAHNDEKLHHHGTSTVKHGRGSVLTIDLTNRCNMMCDPCFMDANQVGFVHELTWDEIKTMLDNAISIKPRRQMSVQFSGGEPTLSPYFLDAVRYARQVGYNSVQAATNGIEFAKSPEFARQAAEAGLRYAYLQFDGIGNAANSHRQVGNLFDVKLRAIHNLHENGVDIVPVTTIINGINNEQVGRIIQFALDNPKTISFLSFQPVSFTGRDEEITDDRRQAQRYTLSHLAHDVKNQTGLGVPARDWFPISFMSTFSDWADLIHGPTSDWGQLSCGCHPNCGVGMAVMIDKETKEAVPVTAFLNGDRIAKDVAKVTDAGRGRFLSVVGMALALARNYDPFQAPKHFKLIDLLRKFDKTFGATKKADEKYGKVDGDRTIEDIKKRRQDRWNFLFIAGMWFQDLYNYDFRRTEQCIIPYATQEGEISFCAYNTGVGWRNIIEKMHMTSTLTKWYDEHGRHEIFAGGKAVGLAEGSHKLRLNEDHVHAGRNTTLDELGIAKTAREEKLRARDEKIKKSADDARMEALYREHILKEPKPQGGFVPLGAITSNGNGAKAEAAKKKEEVFGD